One Xiphophorus couchianus chromosome 1, X_couchianus-1.0, whole genome shotgun sequence genomic region harbors:
- the hoxc12a gene encoding homeobox protein Hox-C12a — protein sequence MGEHNLLNPGFVGPLVNIHTGDTFYFPNFRASGGQLAGLPSLSYPRRDNVCSLPWNPSEPCNGYSQSYFSSPVSINPSFNRSCEITRPEEGKCYYNNGNRETCSGGGGGGGGSLKREDRARDASSLTSDHGMHAGIAGGVAFSKYEYGTEQLTQDPPSCQSMESDSSSSLLNEGGKPPSSDTQTLVSPGSHSGNIAAGGGAPWYPMHTRTRKKRKPYSKLQLAELEGEFMLNEFITRQRRRELSDRLNLSDQQVKIWFQNRRMKKKRLMLREQALAYF from the exons ATGGGCGAGCATAATCTCCTTAATCCAGGGTTTGTGGGACCTCTGGTAAACATCCACACGGGAGACACGTTTTACTTTCCGAATTTTAGAGCCTCCGGGGGACAGCTGGCGGGGCTACCGTCTCTCTCCTACCCGAGAAGGGACAATGTTTGCTCCCTCCCGTGGAACCCTTCGGAGCCGTGCAATGGATACTCTCAATCCTACTTTAGCAGCCCCGTGTCTATTAACCCTTCCTTCAATCGGTCGTGTGAGATCACCAGACCAGAGGAGGGCAAGTGTTACTACAACAACGGGAACAGAGAGACCTGCTCAGGGGGCggcggtggcggcggcggcagccTCAAACGGGAGGACAGGGCAAGGGACGCATCTTCCCTAACATCTGACCACGGGATGCACGCTGGGATTGCGGGCGGCGTTGCCTTCTCCAAATATGAGTATGGGACGGAGCAGCTCACTCAGGATCCGCCGTCCTGTCAGTCGATGGAATCCGACTCCAGCTCCTCTCTGCTGAATGAGGGCGGAAAGCCTCCATCCAGCGACACACAGACCCTGGTGTCACCGGGAAGCCATTCAGGCAACATAGCCGCAGGCGGAG GTGCCCCGTGGTACCCGATGCACACTCGGACCAGAAAGAAGCGCAAACCCTACTCCAAGCTCCAGCTGGCGGAGCTCGAAGGGGAATTCATGCTGAACGAGTTCATCACCCGGCAGCGGCGGAGGGAGCTCTCTGACCGGCTGAACCTCAGTGACCAACAAGTGAagatctggttccagaaccgcaggatgaagaaaaagagactCATGTTGAGGGAGCAAGCTTTGGCCTACTTTTAG
- the hoxc13a gene encoding homeobox protein Hox-C13a, with the protein MTTSLVLHPRWADTLMYVYEKSPNESSQNKSQTMEGLSGNCPATHCRDLMSHPALGRHSGSIATHQGSVYSDISSPESGRQCPAPQTSSSASLSYGYPFGNPYYGCRLSHSHNVNLQQKPCSYHPAEKYAEPSTALPTEELSTRPKEFAFYPSFASSYQAVPGYLDVSVVPGISAHPEPRHDALIPMEGYQHWALSNGWDGQVYCSKEQTQSTHLWKSPFPDVVPLQPEVSSYRRGRKKRVPYTKIQLKELEKEYAASKFITKDKRRRISAATNLSERQVTIWFQNRRVKEKKFVSKSKNNHIHTT; encoded by the exons ATGACGACTTCGCTGGTTCTGCATCCACGCTGGGCGGACACCTTGATGTACGTTTATGAAAAAAGCCCGAATGAAAGCAGCCAGAATAAAAGCCAAACAATGGAGGGACTGAGCGGTAATTGCCCTGCGACCCACTGCAGGGACCTGATGTCGCACCCTGCGCTGGGACGGCATTCTGGCTCCATAGCGACCCACCAGGGCTCCGTCTACTCGGACATTTCCTCTCCGGAAAGCGGTCGGCAGTGCCCCGCTCCCCAAACGTCTTCGAGCGCGTCTCTCAGCTACGGCTACCCCTTCGGAAACCCATATTACGGCTGTAGATTATCCCACTCGCACAACGTGAACTTGCAGCAGAAGCCCTGCTCGTACCACCCCGCGGAGAAATACGCCGAACCCAGTACGGCTCTCCCCACGGAAGAACTGTCTACTAGGCCGAAAGAGTTTGCTTTCTACCCGAGTTTCGCCAGCTCGTACCAGGCCGTCCCAGGATATCTGGACGTGTCGGTGGTGCCTGGAATCAGCGCCCACCCTGAGCCGCGACACGACGCCCTAATCCCCATGGAGGGCTACCAGCACTGGGCTCTCTCCAATGGCTGGGATGGACAGGTGTACTGCTCTAAAGAGCAAACGCAGTCAACCCATCTCTGGAAATCACCTTTCCCAG ACGTCGTGCCCCTGCAGCCCGAGGTCAGCAGTTACCGTCGCGGGCGCAAAAAGCGCGTCCCTTACACCAAGATCCAGCTCaaggagctggagaaggagtACGCGGCCAGCAAGTTCATCACCAAAGACAAGAGAAGGCGCATCTCGGCCGCCACCAACCTCTCGGAGCGCCAGGTCACcatctggttccagaaccggCGGGTCAAGGAGAAAAAATTCGTCAGCAAATCCAAGAACAATCACATCCACACCACTTGA